One window from the genome of Pantoea cypripedii encodes:
- the hpaH gene encoding 2-oxo-hept-4-ene-1,7-dioate hydratase: MLSQSELLTAVEALDHAERHRSQTGLLSLRYPEMTLDDAYAVQQAWVRQKIAGGRKVVGWKIGLTSKAMQYALNIDTPDSGVLFDNMVFDDGATIPADRFIQPRIEAELAFVLKAPLQGPDVDVEAVLAATAYVLPALEILDTRIVRSDAATGKARTIVDTVSDNAANAGVVLGSQLFSPENVDMRWLGAIVSRNATVEETGLGAGVLNHPARGIAWLANRLAQYGDHLAAGQIVLAGSFIRPIEARHGDTIHADYGRHGSVSCYFA; this comes from the coding sequence ATGCTAAGCCAGAGCGAATTATTAACCGCCGTGGAGGCGCTCGATCATGCCGAGCGCCACCGTAGCCAGACCGGGTTGTTATCGCTGCGCTACCCGGAGATGACCCTGGACGATGCTTACGCCGTACAACAGGCGTGGGTCAGACAAAAGATCGCGGGGGGACGTAAAGTGGTTGGCTGGAAAATTGGCCTGACCTCGAAAGCGATGCAGTACGCCCTGAATATCGACACCCCCGATTCCGGCGTATTGTTCGACAACATGGTGTTTGACGACGGCGCGACCATTCCCGCCGACCGTTTTATTCAGCCGCGTATTGAAGCGGAGCTGGCCTTTGTCCTCAAGGCACCGTTACAGGGACCCGATGTGGATGTCGAAGCGGTGCTGGCGGCGACCGCTTACGTGTTACCCGCGCTGGAAATTCTTGATACCCGCATCGTGCGCAGCGATGCCGCCACTGGCAAAGCACGCACCATTGTCGATACCGTGTCCGACAACGCCGCCAATGCCGGTGTGGTGCTGGGCAGCCAGTTATTTTCCCCGGAAAACGTCGATATGCGCTGGCTGGGGGCGATTGTGTCGCGTAACGCCACCGTTGAGGAAACCGGGCTGGGCGCGGGGGTGCTGAACCATCCGGCACGCGGCATTGCCTGGCTGGCAAACCGGCTGGCGCAATATGGCGATCACCTCGCTGCCGGACAGATTGTGCTGGCCGGCTCCTTTATCCGC
- a CDS encoding fumarylacetoacetate hydrolase family protein has translation MERPQFIRFSAQNGRVQGYGLISGAGVIDLTSRFGTRWPTLDAVIADQALSQLAAEAQNLPPDYALADIQYEVPLSQPGKILCIGVNYPNRNAEYQDGQPAADYPSMFVRFAESLTGHQQPLLRPAESGQLDYEGEVVIVIGKAGRRIAENEALNHIAAITVGNEGTVRDWVRHSKFNVTQGKNFYRSGAIGPWLVPFSDAAQLADIRLTTHVNGELRQDDRTRHMTFSFSWIIAYISTFIPLNPGDIIFTGTPTGAGARFDPPVWLKPGDVIEVHAEGIGTLRNVVQDEV, from the coding sequence GTGGAACGACCGCAATTTATCCGTTTTTCGGCCCAAAATGGTCGGGTGCAGGGATATGGTTTGATCAGCGGTGCCGGTGTTATCGATCTTACGTCACGCTTTGGCACACGCTGGCCAACGCTGGATGCGGTGATCGCCGATCAGGCGCTGAGTCAGCTGGCCGCTGAGGCGCAAAACCTGCCGCCTGATTATGCGCTGGCCGATATTCAATACGAAGTGCCGCTGAGCCAGCCAGGCAAAATCCTGTGCATCGGCGTCAACTATCCCAACCGCAACGCGGAGTATCAGGACGGGCAGCCAGCAGCGGATTACCCGTCGATGTTTGTCCGTTTTGCCGAATCGCTCACCGGCCATCAACAGCCCTTGCTGCGTCCCGCCGAGAGTGGGCAACTCGATTACGAAGGCGAAGTGGTGATCGTGATTGGCAAAGCCGGACGCCGCATTGCAGAAAACGAGGCGCTCAACCATATCGCTGCCATTACCGTCGGTAACGAAGGCACGGTGCGTGACTGGGTACGCCACAGCAAATTTAACGTGACCCAGGGTAAAAACTTCTATCGTTCCGGAGCAATCGGCCCGTGGCTGGTGCCGTTCAGTGATGCCGCACAGCTGGCCGATATCCGTTTAACCACCCATGTGAATGGCGAGCTGCGTCAGGATGACCGCACCCGCCATATGACCTTCTCGTTTAGCTGGATCATCGCCTATATCTCCACCTTTATTCCGCTCAATCCCGGCGACATCATTTTTACCGGCACCCCCACCGGGGCCGGGGCGCGTTTTGATCCCCCTGTCTGGCTGAAGCCCGGCGATGTGATTGAGGTGCACGCCGAAGGCATCGGCACCCTGCGTAACGTCGTTCAGGATGAGGTGTGA
- a CDS encoding amidohydrolase family protein has product MSKIIDANMHWLPGELFSDKKLLNSFLDCVPKQYGVHTRVEKIEGKELSQLIIEQPKGFVNLNYAEGQYTLESQLADMEKAGVDHAIFRLPVWQEWLDLETCKEVNTRMAEYVKRSEGRMSALAVVPPWGTEDCLREVDRCLNQLGFRGAQIVAHYGQIYLDDAAFRPYLKFLNDLSVPVVVHHTPLPVDFNSVLPYTNQRRQFGRCVDQATAVGRELFSGMFDELPNLRFIHSMLGGAFYAFADMLVPPQHQFNDAVDRFQTGTGNLRAQLSNNIFFDTSGAPQWGKAQLEAAVKVIGGKNILYGSSYPIRKDWFFKGIETIEGLDISAEDKANILGGNAARMFNLK; this is encoded by the coding sequence ATGAGCAAGATTATCGATGCCAATATGCACTGGCTGCCCGGCGAGCTGTTTTCTGACAAGAAGCTGCTGAATTCATTTCTCGACTGCGTGCCGAAACAATATGGCGTGCATACCCGCGTAGAGAAAATTGAAGGCAAAGAACTGAGCCAGCTGATTATCGAGCAGCCGAAAGGCTTCGTTAACCTCAACTATGCCGAAGGGCAATACACGCTGGAAAGCCAGCTGGCGGACATGGAGAAAGCCGGGGTTGATCATGCCATTTTCCGTCTGCCGGTGTGGCAGGAGTGGCTGGATCTGGAGACCTGTAAAGAGGTCAACACCCGCATGGCCGAATACGTGAAACGCAGCGAAGGCCGCATGTCGGCGCTGGCGGTGGTGCCACCGTGGGGTACCGAAGATTGCCTGCGCGAAGTGGATCGTTGCCTGAATCAGCTGGGTTTCCGTGGCGCGCAGATCGTCGCCCATTACGGCCAGATTTACCTCGACGATGCCGCATTCCGTCCGTACCTGAAATTCCTTAACGACCTGAGCGTACCGGTGGTGGTGCACCACACGCCGCTGCCGGTGGATTTCAACTCGGTGCTGCCTTACACCAACCAGCGTCGTCAGTTTGGCCGCTGCGTTGACCAGGCGACAGCGGTTGGCCGCGAGCTGTTCAGCGGCATGTTCGATGAGCTGCCGAACCTGCGCTTTATCCACTCGATGCTGGGCGGTGCGTTTTATGCCTTCGCCGATATGCTGGTTCCGCCGCAGCATCAGTTCAACGATGCCGTCGATCGTTTCCAGACCGGCACCGGCAACCTGCGTGCGCAGCTGAGCAACAACATTTTCTTCGATACTTCTGGCGCACCGCAGTGGGGTAAAGCGCAGCTGGAAGCGGCGGTGAAGGTGATTGGTGGCAAAAATATCCTCTATGGCAGCTCCTATCCCATCCGCAAAGACTGGTTCTTCAAAGGGATTGAAACCATCGAAGGTCTGGATATCAGCGCCGAAGATAAAGCCAATATTCTGGGTGGCAACGCTGCGCGTATGTTCAACCTGAAATAA
- a CDS encoding FAD-dependent monooxygenase: MLDIVIIGAGPAGLATALRLHQQGFRPRLFEAVAEIKPLGVGVDIKPYAVKEITELGLYDAFVDISVEAKESIFYTGYGQQIFGEQCGKHMGYEYDQRFVHRGHLQMMLYKAVQQRLGADAITLGCRCSHFEQDDSGVTVHFDTRLNPNAPQSVRADVVIGVDGIRSVVRSKLLPESARSHFSGLTLYRGVTVMPPFKTGGSILHIGDPIRQGTLIVYPIQNNVDDQGNQLVNWVIEQDEKPQSEEDWNQQTGVKEIEHVFDDCQLDFLDVSAMIRNARECYLFPLIDHDPLPQWSFGRITLLGDAAHAMYPRGGNSVCQAFVDARVVAEKLASINDPVAALQAYELERREKVNWLVLASRGEGPEVVRRIVEERSGGKPFDDIENIFPHEEALSIFSEYHAKAGMRIPTEKETDQPTKYKSVFATPK, from the coding sequence ATGTTGGATATCGTCATTATTGGTGCCGGTCCGGCCGGTCTGGCAACCGCTCTGCGCCTGCATCAGCAGGGCTTTCGTCCCCGCCTGTTTGAAGCCGTGGCCGAGATTAAACCGCTGGGCGTTGGCGTTGACATCAAGCCATATGCAGTAAAAGAAATCACCGAGCTGGGCCTGTACGACGCCTTTGTCGACATCTCGGTGGAAGCCAAAGAATCGATTTTTTACACCGGCTACGGCCAGCAAATCTTCGGCGAGCAGTGTGGCAAACATATGGGCTACGAATACGACCAGCGTTTTGTCCATCGCGGCCATCTGCAAATGATGCTGTACAAAGCGGTGCAGCAACGTCTGGGGGCTGATGCCATCACCCTCGGCTGTCGTTGCAGCCATTTCGAGCAGGATGACAGCGGCGTGACCGTCCATTTCGATACCCGCTTAAACCCCAATGCGCCGCAAAGCGTGCGTGCCGATGTGGTGATTGGCGTAGATGGTATCCGTTCGGTGGTGCGCAGCAAATTGTTGCCAGAATCCGCACGTAGCCACTTCTCCGGTCTGACGCTGTATCGCGGCGTCACTGTGATGCCGCCATTCAAAACCGGCGGCAGCATTCTGCACATCGGCGACCCGATTCGTCAGGGCACGCTGATCGTCTATCCGATTCAGAACAACGTCGATGACCAGGGCAATCAACTGGTGAACTGGGTGATTGAGCAGGACGAGAAACCGCAAAGCGAAGAGGACTGGAACCAGCAAACCGGCGTGAAGGAAATCGAACATGTGTTTGATGACTGCCAGCTCGATTTCCTCGATGTCAGCGCCATGATCCGCAACGCCCGCGAATGTTATCTGTTCCCGTTGATCGATCATGACCCGTTACCGCAATGGTCGTTTGGTCGCATCACCCTGCTCGGCGACGCCGCACACGCCATGTACCCGCGCGGCGGCAACAGCGTTTGCCAGGCGTTTGTCGATGCGCGCGTGGTGGCGGAGAAACTCGCCAGCATCAATGACCCGGTTGCCGCCTTGCAGGCTTACGAGCTGGAACGTCGCGAAAAAGTGAACTGGCTGGTGCTGGCCTCACGCGGCGAAGGCCCGGAAGTGGTGCGCCGTATCGTCGAGGAGCGCAGCGGCGGTAAGCCGTTCGACGACATCGAAAACATCTTTCCCCATGAAGAAGCCCTGTCGATTTTCAGCGAATACCACGCCAAAGCCGGTATGCGCATTCCGACAGAAAAAGAGACCGACCAACCGACGAAATATAAATCGGTTTTTGCCACCCCTAAATAA
- a CDS encoding MFS transporter, which translates to MSTFIQNPLVRILVAYALGVMAAMTVSEAVTELGSIAKEFHVFEHSQIGLIMSLPSLMVALGALLAGYIVDRVGDRVVLLIGAVVIVAGDICVVAAPAFNLLLAGRIVTGIGYVLTAVAAVTLLIRITTGKQRNMAMALWSTFVPASFLLPFLSAGLAEHFGSWRAAFLAHSVLTLALAFVATVSLPRRTAEEKAQFSRTRGLRAVLKSPLIYLLGISFGADAFLQTGIISTLAPYLAKRYSVPVLEVAHWNVVAMVCNGIGCLMVGAMLNRGVKAAAIGVVGLVLTGAPALAIYTLPLGFMVSVAASWVFMFGSGLLVGMWALAPVVAPSRESIGATSGLITQLTLVGVFLGPPLFIAAQNSEDPQSLALLVIAGLVVCLAGLPIWLRDVQRQTAHDLKTNTLKSHS; encoded by the coding sequence GTGAGTACATTTATTCAAAATCCGCTGGTCAGAATTCTGGTCGCCTATGCGCTTGGCGTGATGGCGGCGATGACCGTCAGTGAAGCGGTCACCGAGTTAGGTTCCATCGCCAAAGAGTTCCATGTCTTTGAACACAGCCAGATTGGGCTGATTATGTCGCTGCCGTCATTGATGGTGGCCCTCGGTGCGCTGCTGGCGGGCTACATCGTTGACCGGGTCGGTGACCGGGTGGTGTTGCTGATCGGTGCCGTGGTGATTGTGGCAGGGGATATCTGCGTGGTCGCCGCCCCGGCATTCAATCTGCTGCTGGCCGGACGCATCGTCACCGGTATCGGCTATGTGCTCACCGCCGTGGCAGCGGTGACGCTATTGATCCGCATCACCACCGGCAAGCAGCGCAATATGGCGATGGCGTTGTGGTCGACATTTGTCCCTGCCAGTTTCCTGTTGCCGTTCCTCTCGGCGGGCCTCGCCGAACATTTTGGCAGCTGGCGTGCCGCCTTTCTGGCGCACTCGGTGCTTACCCTGGCGCTGGCCTTTGTCGCCACCGTCAGTCTGCCGCGCCGCACTGCCGAAGAAAAAGCGCAGTTCTCCCGTACCCGTGGCTTACGTGCCGTGCTGAAAAGCCCGTTGATCTACCTGCTGGGCATTTCATTCGGTGCTGACGCCTTTTTGCAAACCGGCATTATCTCCACCCTCGCCCCTTACCTGGCCAAACGCTACAGCGTGCCGGTGCTGGAAGTCGCGCACTGGAACGTGGTGGCGATGGTGTGTAACGGCATCGGCTGCCTGATGGTCGGCGCGATGCTTAACCGGGGCGTGAAAGCCGCCGCCATTGGCGTGGTCGGGCTGGTTCTGACCGGCGCACCTGCTCTGGCGATCTACACCCTGCCGCTCGGCTTTATGGTGTCCGTCGCGGCTTCATGGGTGTTTATGTTTGGCAGCGGCTTGCTGGTGGGCATGTGGGCGCTGGCCCCGGTGGTTGCGCCATCACGTGAAAGCATCGGTGCCACCAGCGGTCTGATCACCCAGCTGACGCTGGTGGGCGTGTTCTTAGGCCCACCGCTGTTTATCGCCGCGCAGAACAGCGAAGACCCGCAGTCACTGGCGCTGCTGGTGATCGCCGGGCTGGTGGTGTGTCTGGCAGGACTGCCGATCTGGCTGCGCGATGTGCAGCGGCAAACCGCGCACGACCTCAAAACAAATACCCTGAAAAGTCATAGTTGA
- the hpaD gene encoding 3,4-dihydroxyphenylacetate 2,3-dioxygenase, with product MPQIDELVLEPPFNVTRASHVVLNVRDLEVSKQFYTDLIGLVVSDEDDSSVYLRGLEERGHHSLVLKKSLDTHCTRIGMRVRNDDDIHKAEAYFASQGRETAVVEVPYQGLTLHVTDNVGVPLEFCASMESCERMLKQYQHYRGASAQRLDHYQLQTSDVRQAWSFYQPLGFRVSEYTWSQVEQDQHLWGVWLQRKGNPHDIVFTQGPGPRLHHFAYTLPDTNDMIRACDVAGALGYAPQLERGPGRHGISGALFVYFRDPDGHRIELFNTHYQHIDLEPALGWNLADPKRADQWGLPAQNKWFTEATPFAHVPVIQPEVPVDPPTLERFLALANDG from the coding sequence ATGCCACAGATCGACGAGTTGGTTCTGGAGCCACCTTTCAACGTGACGCGTGCCAGTCATGTTGTCCTGAACGTTCGCGACCTTGAGGTCAGCAAACAGTTCTATACCGATCTCATCGGATTGGTGGTCAGTGACGAGGATGATTCCAGCGTGTATCTGCGCGGTCTGGAAGAACGCGGGCATCACAGCCTGGTGTTGAAAAAATCGCTGGATACCCACTGCACCCGGATCGGGATGCGGGTACGTAACGATGACGATATCCATAAAGCGGAAGCGTATTTTGCCTCACAGGGCCGGGAAACCGCCGTGGTGGAGGTGCCTTATCAGGGATTAACCCTGCATGTCACTGACAACGTCGGCGTACCGCTGGAGTTCTGCGCCTCAATGGAGTCGTGTGAGCGGATGCTGAAGCAGTATCAGCATTATCGTGGTGCCAGCGCCCAGCGTCTCGATCATTACCAGCTCCAGACCAGCGATGTGCGCCAGGCGTGGTCGTTCTATCAGCCGCTGGGTTTTCGCGTCAGTGAATACACCTGGTCTCAGGTTGAGCAGGATCAGCATTTGTGGGGCGTCTGGCTGCAACGTAAGGGCAATCCCCACGACATCGTTTTTACCCAGGGACCCGGGCCGCGCCTGCACCATTTCGCCTACACCCTGCCCGATACCAACGACATGATCCGTGCCTGCGATGTGGCCGGGGCACTGGGGTACGCACCGCAACTCGAACGCGGCCCAGGCCGCCACGGTATCAGCGGTGCGTTGTTTGTCTACTTCCGCGATCCCGATGGGCACCGTATCGAGCTGTTTAATACCCATTACCAGCATATCGACCTCGAACCGGCCCTCGGCTGGAATCTGGCCGATCCCAAACGCGCCGATCAGTGGGGATTACCGGCACAGAACAAATGGTTCACCGAAGCAACGCCTTTCGCCCACGTCCCGGTTATTCAGCCGGAAGTCCCCGTCGATCCGCCCACGCTGGAGCGCTTTCTCGCCCTTGCCAATGATGGTTAG
- a CDS encoding alpha/beta fold hydrolase, whose translation MFRKPLLATLITATALFAATHAAAATPTEADYAQAFHTIHQVKAGVLNVGYVDIGPRDGQAVILLHGWPYDINSYASVAPQLAARGYRVIVPYLRGYGSTRFLSASTPRNGQPSALAADTVALMDALGIKQAVFAGFDWGARTADIVAALWPERVKSLVSVSGYLISSQQIGEKPLPPQAELQWWYQFYFATERGREGYAKNTHDFAKLIWQQASPGWKFSDATFNQSAQALDNPDQVAVTVSNYRWRIGQEKGEPQYAAYEKKLATLPVISVPTITIEGDNNGAPHPAPAAYRAKFSGKYEHRTFSGNIGHNPPAEDPQDFVKAVVDAAKM comes from the coding sequence ATGTTTCGTAAACCATTGCTGGCTACATTGATCACCGCGACTGCCCTGTTTGCTGCCACCCATGCCGCTGCGGCAACCCCGACAGAAGCCGATTATGCGCAGGCGTTTCATACCATCCATCAGGTGAAAGCCGGGGTGCTGAACGTTGGCTATGTCGATATCGGTCCGCGTGACGGGCAGGCGGTGATTCTGCTGCATGGCTGGCCTTACGACATCAACAGCTACGCCAGCGTTGCGCCACAACTGGCGGCGCGGGGTTATCGCGTAATCGTGCCGTATCTGCGCGGTTATGGTTCCACCCGTTTTCTGTCGGCCAGCACGCCGCGTAATGGACAACCCTCAGCGCTGGCCGCTGACACGGTGGCGCTGATGGATGCGCTGGGCATTAAACAGGCGGTGTTCGCCGGTTTTGACTGGGGCGCACGTACGGCGGATATCGTGGCGGCACTGTGGCCGGAGCGGGTGAAATCGCTGGTTTCCGTAAGCGGTTATTTGATCAGCAGCCAGCAGATTGGTGAAAAACCGCTGCCGCCACAGGCCGAGCTGCAATGGTGGTATCAGTTCTATTTCGCCACTGAACGTGGCCGTGAAGGTTATGCGAAAAATACCCATGATTTCGCCAAATTAATCTGGCAGCAGGCTTCTCCTGGCTGGAAATTCAGTGATGCCACATTTAACCAAAGCGCCCAGGCGCTGGATAATCCGGACCAGGTTGCCGTCACCGTCAGCAATTACCGCTGGCGTATCGGGCAGGAGAAAGGCGAACCACAATACGCGGCGTATGAGAAAAAACTGGCCACGCTGCCGGTCATCAGCGTACCGACCATTACCATTGAAGGGGATAACAACGGCGCGCCGCATCCGGCCCCGGCAGCTTATCGGGCAAAATTCAGCGGCAAATATGAACATCGCACCTTTAGCGGCAATATCGGACACAATCCACCGGCAGAAGATCCGCAGGATTTTGTCAAAGCGGTGGTTGATGCCGCAAAGATGTGA
- a CDS encoding response regulator yields the protein MEHIDHILVVDDDRDIRELVTDYLIKSGYRATGAANGREMRALLAANAVDLVVLDIMMPGDDGLTLCRQLRSDPQRNLPILMLTARSEDSDRILGLEMGADDYLIKPFVARELLARIKAILRRTRALPPNLQITETGRLIAFGDWQLDTSARHLLDNEGVIVALSGAEYRLLRVFLDHPQRVLTRDQLLNLTQGREAELFERSIDLLVSRLRQRLREDAREPAYIKTIRSEGYVLASPVMIKEVNL from the coding sequence TTGGAGCATATTGATCACATCCTGGTTGTTGATGATGACCGGGATATCCGCGAACTGGTCACCGACTATCTGATTAAATCCGGCTATCGCGCCACCGGGGCGGCCAATGGCCGGGAAATGCGTGCGCTGCTGGCGGCCAATGCGGTGGACCTGGTGGTGCTGGACATTATGATGCCCGGCGACGATGGCCTGACCTTATGTCGTCAGTTACGCAGCGACCCGCAACGTAACCTGCCGATTCTGATGCTGACCGCACGCAGTGAAGACAGCGACCGTATTCTCGGGCTGGAGATGGGCGCAGATGATTATCTGATCAAACCCTTTGTGGCGCGTGAGCTGCTGGCTCGGATCAAAGCGATTCTGCGCCGCACCCGCGCCTTGCCGCCCAATCTGCAAATTACCGAGACCGGTCGCCTGATTGCCTTTGGTGACTGGCAGCTGGATACCTCGGCGCGTCATCTGCTGGATAACGAAGGGGTGATTGTGGCGCTGAGCGGGGCAGAATATCGCTTGCTGCGCGTCTTTCTCGATCATCCCCAGCGGGTATTAACGCGCGACCAGCTACTTAACCTGACGCAGGGACGTGAGGCCGAGTTGTTCGAACGCTCGATTGATTTGCTGGTCAGCCGCTTGCGTCAGCGTTTACGCGAGGATGCGCGCGAACCCGCCTACATTAAAACGATCCGCAGCGAAGGTTATGTGCTGGCATCGCCGGTGATGATCAAAGAGGTCAATCTATGA
- a CDS encoding ATP-binding protein — protein MRLWPRSLLSRLVLIVLLGLVLANGMTVVSLMIERMSSAKTVMLGNLEYDVATSVAILDHLPPSERPGWLAKLARGNYRYQLSAGQAGPWPDSWRTRDAIRSLQQTLGGHYPLTFSNIPGPKLHIQAHITLHDGAPLTLDLWPRMPPIARWLPVVLFAQLVLLAFCAWIAVRQVVRPFMRFTEAVEGLKPTRASIMPESGPAEVQQAARAFNAMQLRIQDHLKERAQILAAISHDLQTPITRMKLRVEMSEQPELRDKLLGDLDNMSRLVREGIDYARSAQIPDETPQRVSLNAFLDSIACDYQDVGKAVTFLPCSGTDNFHIRQQALRRVMTNLIDNALKFGHQAEVLLLNRADGTMVIHVRDNGPGIPEAELDAVLEPFYRVENSRNRHTGGTGLGLAIAAQLVSQMAGSLKLSNRPQGGLDVQVMLRG, from the coding sequence ATGAGGCTCTGGCCGCGTTCGTTGTTGTCCCGGCTGGTGCTGATTGTCCTGCTGGGACTGGTGCTGGCGAACGGGATGACGGTGGTCAGCCTGATGATTGAGCGCATGAGCAGCGCCAAAACCGTGATGCTCGGCAACCTGGAATATGATGTCGCCACCAGCGTGGCGATTCTTGATCACCTCCCGCCCTCAGAGCGGCCAGGCTGGCTGGCAAAACTGGCGCGCGGCAATTATCGCTATCAACTGTCGGCAGGACAGGCTGGCCCCTGGCCGGACAGCTGGCGTACCCGCGATGCCATCCGCTCGCTCCAGCAGACGCTCGGTGGACACTATCCCTTAACCTTCAGCAACATTCCCGGCCCGAAGTTACATATTCAGGCCCATATTACGTTGCATGATGGCGCACCGCTGACGCTGGATCTGTGGCCGCGGATGCCCCCCATTGCCCGCTGGCTACCAGTGGTGTTGTTTGCTCAGCTGGTGCTGCTGGCCTTCTGTGCCTGGATCGCGGTGCGGCAGGTGGTGCGGCCTTTTATGCGCTTCACCGAGGCGGTTGAAGGGCTGAAACCCACCCGTGCCAGCATCATGCCTGAAAGCGGCCCGGCGGAAGTACAGCAGGCGGCACGTGCCTTTAACGCCATGCAGCTACGCATCCAGGATCATCTTAAGGAAAGGGCGCAGATTCTGGCCGCCATTTCTCATGATCTGCAAACCCCCATTACCCGCATGAAGCTGCGTGTCGAAATGTCGGAACAGCCGGAGCTGCGCGACAAGCTGCTGGGCGATTTAGATAATATGAGCCGCCTGGTGCGTGAAGGTATCGATTATGCGCGTTCGGCGCAGATACCGGATGAAACGCCACAGCGGGTGAGCCTCAACGCATTTCTCGATAGCATCGCCTGCGACTATCAGGATGTCGGCAAAGCCGTGACCTTTTTGCCCTGTAGCGGCACAGATAACTTTCACATTCGCCAGCAGGCGCTACGCCGCGTCATGACCAACCTGATCGATAATGCCCTGAAATTTGGTCATCAGGCCGAGGTGCTGCTGCTGAACCGCGCGGATGGCACGATGGTCATCCATGTGCGTGATAACGGGCCGGGTATCCCGGAAGCGGAGCTGGATGCGGTACTGGAACCGTTCTACCGCGTCGAGAATTCACGCAATCGTCACACCGGCGGCACCGGATTGGGACTGGCTATCGCCGCGCAGTTGGTCAGCCAGATGGCCGGTAGCCTGAAACTGAGCAACCGTCCGCAGGGTGGGCTTGATGTGCAGGTCATGCTGCGAGGGTAA
- a CDS encoding alpha/beta fold hydrolase, with the protein MKKFLFSALAAVTLTASFTALAAQQNPPVNTVVLVHGAFADGSSWNRVIPLLQSHHINVIAVQLPLTSLQDDVAATQRAIARAPGDVVLVGHSWGGTVITEAGNNPHVKGLVYVAAFAPSAGQSTGDLAGSYPSPPGSAGIAKTPDGFLYLPAPTVAKDFAQDAPASQQKLLAVTQGPIRAAAFGDKVSHAAWMQKPSWYLVSTEDRMINPDLERAMAQQIHASVSSVAASHTSMLSHPTTVAQVITRAVDGVNAQ; encoded by the coding sequence ATGAAAAAGTTTCTGTTTAGTGCCCTTGCCGCCGTCACACTTACGGCTTCTTTTACTGCTCTCGCCGCCCAGCAAAATCCGCCGGTCAACACCGTGGTGCTGGTGCACGGTGCCTTTGCGGACGGCAGTAGCTGGAATCGGGTGATACCGCTGCTGCAATCTCACCACATTAACGTGATTGCGGTGCAACTGCCGCTGACCTCCTTACAGGATGACGTCGCCGCCACTCAGCGTGCCATTGCCCGCGCCCCGGGTGATGTGGTGCTGGTGGGGCATTCGTGGGGTGGCACGGTTATCACCGAAGCAGGTAACAATCCGCATGTGAAAGGTCTGGTCTATGTCGCCGCCTTCGCGCCTTCCGCCGGACAATCGACCGGCGATCTGGCAGGAAGCTACCCATCCCCGCCAGGCAGCGCCGGTATTGCCAAAACGCCGGACGGTTTCCTCTACCTGCCAGCGCCAACGGTGGCGAAGGATTTCGCGCAGGATGCGCCCGCCAGCCAGCAAAAACTTCTCGCCGTGACGCAGGGACCGATTCGCGCCGCGGCCTTTGGTGACAAAGTCAGCCACGCGGCCTGGATGCAAAAACCGAGCTGGTATCTGGTTAGCACGGAAGACCGGATGATTAACCCTGATCTGGAACGGGCCATGGCGCAGCAAATCCACGCCAGCGTCAGCAGCGTAGCGGCCAGCCATACCTCAATGCTGAGTCACCCGACTACTGTCGCGCAGGTTATTACCCGTGCCGTTGACGGCGTGAACGCTCAATAA